Within the Flavobacterium sp. CG_23.5 genome, the region ATTTCGGCACTACTGGAGCTACAGCAGGCGAAAAAACATATTATTTTGATGATATGAAATTTGGTGCTAAAAATCTCTCAGTTGCGAATTTCAAGGCCAATTCATCTGTAAGAATGTATCCAAATCCAGTTTCAAACGTTTTAACAATTGAAGCTAATAGTACAATTGAAAAAGTGAGTATATATAGTGTTTTAGGCCAGGAAATTTTGGTTAAAAATCCAAAAAGCAATTCTGCAACCATTCAAACTAATGAACTTTCAAAAGGAGTTTATATCGTTAGAACGAATGTTGACGGAAAAGTAATTACCACTAAAATAGTTAAAGAGTAAATTTTTTGAGTTTGTAGTAGGATCAGAGCGTATCGTTTTTCGATACGCTTTTTTTTTGTTATTTCAATAAATACAAATAATGGTTATAGTAATCCACAATTGCTTTTCCTTTCATCAAAACATCGGCACCGATAATTCCATGCACGGGTTTTGATTTATGTTGCTTTAACGCTTCATTTACATGGGATAAATCAAAAATTACGAGATCAAAGGAAATGTCTTTCCAACTCCCTAATTGTAAATGATTTTTTAAAGCCAGTTGAGTAAACATTCCCGTTGCGCCCGCCCCTGAAGCTTTAGTTTTTGATTTTTTGGCTTCCAATAAAAATAAATCCACACTTTCAAATCCTACACAACTGTTTGAAGCCCCAGTATCCAGAATAAAATTGCCAATTACACCATTTATTTTCGCCTTTATCAAAAGATGCTGTGTTTTGGTAATTTTAAACTTTACTTTTCTGTAATTTTCTTTTTTAAGAATATTGTGCAGGTTTTTCATAAATCAAAAATGAAATTCAAATGTAATCTAAAAATCCAAGATTCTAAAAATTGAGCAATCAAAACAGTAACTTTGTATCTTTCAAATAAAACAAATGACAATCACAGATACACATACGCATCTTTACAGCGAAGAATTTGACCAAGACAGAGACGAAATGATACAACGTGCGATAAATGATGGCGTATCACGTTTTTTTATTCCAGCAATTGATTCTACTTGCACGAAAGCGATGTACGATTTAGAGAAAAATTATCCTGATAACGTCTTTTTAATGATGGGTTTGCACCCAACGTATGTAAAAGAGAATTATTTGGAAGAGTTAATGCATGTCGAAAATGAATTAAAGAAAAGAAAGTTCTACGCTATTGGCGAAATTGGGATTGACTTATATTGGGATAAAACACATTTAGAAGAGCAACAAATTGCTTTTAGAAGCCAAATCCGATTGGCAAAAAAATATAAATTACCCATTGTAATACATTGTAGAGAAGCATTCGATGAAATTTTTCAAATTTTGGAAGATGAACAATCAGCTGACTTATTTGGTATTTTTCACTGTTTTTCTGGAACATATGAGCAAGCTTTGAGGGTTATTTCTTATAATATGAAACTTGGAATTGGGGGTGTAGTAACTTTTAAAAATGGAAAAATCGACCAATTTCTGAATCAAATTGAGTTAAAACATATCGTTTTGGAAACGGATTCTCCGTATCTGGCGCCGATCCCTTTTCGAGGAAAACGCAATGAGAGCGGTTATCTGGTTCATGTGGTCGATAAGTTGGCACAGATTTATAGCCTTTCAGCAAATGAGATTGCGGAAGTTACAACGCAGAATTCGAAAGCTGTTTTTGGGATTTAAAACAGAATTGACAATATTTTAATATTTTTTTTGTTCATTTGCGCACATAAAATTGAGAACCAAAATGCAAAAATTTGACGCTATTCGGCCATTTTACGATTCCGAAGTAAACGAGGCTCTTAAAAATGTTGTCCATCATCCTATGATGAAGGCATTAATGAACTTTACTTTTCCAGAGGTAGAAGACGAAGTTTGGAAAGAACAACTCCGAAAAACGCATTCTATCCGTGATTTTCAATGTAATTTCATTTATAATTCGGTTCAAAAAGTACTAGAGAAAAGCTCTGAAGGTTTAACGACTTCAGGTTTCGAAAATTTAGAAAAAAATACTTCTTATTTGTTTATTTCAAACCATCGGGATATTCTTTTAGATACCACTTTGTTGAATACAGCTTTATTTGAACATGGGTTAGGGATGACAGCTTCGGCAATTGGAGATAATTTAGTTAAAAAAGCATTCTTAAGTACTCTCGCTAAATTAAATCGTAATTTCTTGGTGCTTCGTGGCTTAAGTCCAAGAGAAATGCTTCAAAGCTCTAAATTATTATCGGAATATATTGGTAATTTATTGACACATGAAAATCGTTCGGTATGGATCGCACAACGCGAAGGAAGAACCAAAGACGGGAATGATGCCACCAATCCGGGTGTTTTAAAAATGCTTGGCATGGGTTCTGATGAGAAAAATTTGATGGATTATTTTAAGAAAATCAAAATTGTACCCGTTTCGATCTCCTATGAGTACGATCCAACGGATGCTTTGAAAATGCCTCAATTGATGGCAGAAGCCAATAATGAAATTTACATCAAGGAAAAAAATGAGGATTTCATGACCATTCTTAGCGGTGCCTTAGGGCAAAAGAAAAGAATTCATATTCATGTTGGTGAAGTTTTAGATAAAGAAATTGATATAATTGCAGCAGAAAATGACAGTACCAATAAGCAAATACAAGCTT harbors:
- a CDS encoding retropepsin-like aspartic protease, which encodes MKNLHNILKKENYRKVKFKITKTQHLLIKAKINGVIGNFILDTGASNSCVGFESVDLFLLEAKKSKTKASGAGATGMFTQLALKNHLQLGSWKDISFDLVIFDLSHVNEALKQHKSKPVHGIIGADVLMKGKAIVDYYNHYLYLLK
- a CDS encoding TatD family hydrolase translates to MTITDTHTHLYSEEFDQDRDEMIQRAINDGVSRFFIPAIDSTCTKAMYDLEKNYPDNVFLMMGLHPTYVKENYLEELMHVENELKKRKFYAIGEIGIDLYWDKTHLEEQQIAFRSQIRLAKKYKLPIVIHCREAFDEIFQILEDEQSADLFGIFHCFSGTYEQALRVISYNMKLGIGGVVTFKNGKIDQFLNQIELKHIVLETDSPYLAPIPFRGKRNESGYLVHVVDKLAQIYSLSANEIAEVTTQNSKAVFGI
- a CDS encoding 1-acyl-sn-glycerol-3-phosphate acyltransferase, which gives rise to MQKFDAIRPFYDSEVNEALKNVVHHPMMKALMNFTFPEVEDEVWKEQLRKTHSIRDFQCNFIYNSVQKVLEKSSEGLTTSGFENLEKNTSYLFISNHRDILLDTTLLNTALFEHGLGMTASAIGDNLVKKAFLSTLAKLNRNFLVLRGLSPREMLQSSKLLSEYIGNLLTHENRSVWIAQREGRTKDGNDATNPGVLKMLGMGSDEKNLMDYFKKIKIVPVSISYEYDPTDALKMPQLMAEANNEIYIKEKNEDFMTILSGALGQKKRIHIHVGEVLDKEIDIIAAENDSTNKQIQALAQVIDDAILSNYKLWPTNFIAYDIVNKTNTYAHLHTENEKSLFMRRLEMRIDHDNPVALDGFLAMYANPVVNKLKYHNVV